In one window of Helianthus annuus cultivar XRQ/B chromosome 17, HanXRQr2.0-SUNRISE, whole genome shotgun sequence DNA:
- the LOC110924413 gene encoding uncharacterized protein LOC110924413 codes for MFTGAARAWFDSLPPGKISSWVDFRTLFVNHFSQQRCYQRDTAEVTDIWRIENEGLEDFITRFNKKCLEIDGVSEQLMRAHFKKAIRCDSLIRTITGKDGMPKEWDKLMEAAKIVAQTEESLAGNKNSYTEDRFSKGSSRDNNKRNKNKGHDWKSGKPRGYEERPCYREDARETIDRIGYRKAVRDDNREKHWTPLIKTPKEVLMTENHDFKAPRPMTNKKGQDPNLYCDFHKDTGHLTDDCISLRQEIEKALKSGKLSHLVKNVRKETRQI; via the coding sequence TTACTGGggctgctcgcgcctggtttgacagcctccCGCCTGGAAAAATCAGTTCGTGGGTTGATTTCAGAACACTGTTTGTAAACCACTTCAGCCAACAAAGATGTTACCAGCGTGACACAGCCGAGGTAACAGACATTTGGCGTATAGAGAACGAAGGATTGGAAGACTTCATCACTCGCTTTAACAAGAAGTGTTTGGAAATCGATGGTGTAAGTGAACAACTCATGCGCGCTCACTTCAAGAAAGCCATTCGCTGTGATAGCCTCATCAGGACTATCACTGGAAAAGATGGAATGCCCAAAGAATGGGATAAGCTCATGGAGGCTGCGAAAATAGTTGCCCAAACTGAAGAGTCATTGGCCGGTAACAAGAACTCTTACACTGAGGATCGATTTTCCAAGGGAAGCTCGCGTGATAACAACAAGCGCAATAAGAACAAAGGTCATGATTGGAAATCCGGAAAACCAAGGGGTTACGAGGAGAGACCGTGCTATagagaagatgcgcgagaaaCGATTGACAGAATTGGGTATCGGAAAGCAGTCAGGGATGATAACCGAGAaaaacactggactccgctcataaAAACACCAAAAGAGGTGCTGATGACGGAGAACCACGACTTCAAGGCTCCAAGGCCTATGACGAACAAGAAGGGTCAAGACCCGaacttgtactgcgattttcacaagGATACAGGCCATCTTACAGATGACTGTATCAGCTTACGTCAAGAGATCGAGAAAGCGCTAAAAAGCGGAAAGCTAAGCCACCTGGTGAAAAACGTGCGTAAAGAAACACGCCAGATCTAG